In a genomic window of Gigantopelta aegis isolate Gae_Host chromosome 9, Gae_host_genome, whole genome shotgun sequence:
- the LOC121381525 gene encoding piggyBac transposable element-derived protein 5-like produces MQYGDSNIVQSASKRNITAIIWQDKKQVSVLSSLSPPQDIPQAGRRIGNTRVQLNQPHSVHSYNKYMNGIDKHDQYHLKYDVSRESKRWWKYLFFFLVNCAIVNAYILYSLSSKTRTQHERFMHFLRELTRALVGGFTSRKRNAMCDIQDVPVADVNIGFGYGKMSVPRQHST; encoded by the exons atgcaatatGGAGACAGCAATATTGTGCAGTCGGCTTCAAAGAGAAACATTACAGCTATTATTTGGCAAGACAAGAAGCAAGTTAGTGTGCTGAGTAGCTTGAGTCCACCACAAGACATCCCACAAGCAGGCAGGAGGATTGGAAACACCCGGGTACAGCTCAACCAGCCACATTCTGTACACAGCTACAACAAGTACATGAACGGCATAGACAAACACGACCAGTATCACCTGAAGTATGATGTGTCGAGGGAGAGCAAACGGTGGTGGAAGTACTTGTTCTTCTTTCTGGTGAACTGTGCCATTGTGAATGCATATATTCTGTACAGTTTGTCGTCAAAGACAAGAACACAGCACGAGCGATTCATGCACTTCCTGAGGGAGCTAACTAGGGCCCTGGTTGGAGGCTTCACTTCAAGAAAGAGAAATGCCATGTGTGACATTCAGGACGTTCCTGTTGCTGATGTAAAT atcGGTTTTGGTTATGGGAAAATGAGTGTGCCAAGACAGCattccacttag